The genome window CCAAGTACTCCTCAAGTCCGTACCAACCGCCTTCTTTCCCCATTCCACTTTCCTTCATACCACCAAACGGAGCTTGTACAACCACTGGAGCTGGATCATTAATACCAACAATTCCGAACTCTAAAGCACGCATCATTCGTAAGCCTCGACCAATGTCTCGCGTATAACAATAAGCTGCAAGACCATATTCAGGATGGTTTGCTCTTTCAACTACCTCTTCTTCCGTCTGAAATGTATAAATTGGTGCAACTGGTCCAAATGTTTCTTCTGTTGTAATCTTCATATTATCGCTTGCATATTGAATAACTGTGGGCTCAAAGAAGTAACCGCTTCCATTATTTAATGTAAATACATTACCACCCGCAATTACTTTACCATCATGTTTCACAGCGTCTTCTACTTGACTTTTCACTTTTTCAAGAGCCACTTTATTAATTACTGGACCGACATTTACGCCATCTTCTAATCCATTTCCTACAACTAATTTAGATACCTTTTCAGCTAACTTTTCTGAGAATTCATCAGCTACAGTTTCTGCTACGTAAATCCGGTTAGTGCTGATGCAAGTTTGACCTGAGTTAATAAACTTAGACACTAAGATACCATTAACTGCTGCGTCAATATCAGCATCCTCAAATACAATATACGGTGCGTGTCCACCAAGCTCCATTGATATTTTCTTCACTGTATCAGACGATTCACGGATAAGTTTTTTCCCCACACGCGTCGAGCCAGTAAATGTGATTTTACGAACATCTGGGTTACTCGTCATCTCGTTTCCAATTTCTTCAGCTGGGCCAATTACCAGGTTTGCAACTCCAGCAGGTAGTCCAACTTCATGAAAGCATTCGAATACTTTTATCGCCGAAAGAGGAGTTAAGTCAGCCGGTTTTAAAACAATCGTACAACCTGCAGCAAGTGCAGGTGCAATTTTTCTTGTAATCATCGATAACGGGAAATTCCATGGTGTAATAGCTGCACATACCCCAACAGGTTCGCGAATTACCATTAGATGTTTATCAGCTGCAGATGCAGGAATTGTTTCCCCATAAATTCTCTTAGCTTCCTCTGCATACCACTCTAGATAGCCGATCGCACCTGCTACTTCACGAGTAGCATCTGGTAAAGGCTTACCATTTTCAAGTGTAATTGTTTCAGCTAATTCTTTTGTTTTTTCTTTCATCAATTGAACCACTTGAAACAGGTAGTTGCTGCGCTCATTTCCAGTTGTCTTACCCCAGAATTCAAATGCTCTCTTCGCACTTTCGATTGCTTCTTTAGTTTCAGTTTTACCACCTGTAGCAACAGTTCTAATTATTTCTCCTGTCGCAGGATTTGTTACATCTAATTTATTTCCTGTATCTCGCCATTCACCATTTATATAAAGCACTAGAGAACCTCCCCTTTTTTAACTATAACCACCACTACTCAACTTACTTTATAGGAATAGTTTAGTTGCGTGTATTTTTAAAAGCAGTAATCGAATCGTCTATAATTTGAATCATTTTTTCAATTTCTTCTTTGTTAATAATAAGCGGTGGCGCAATTGCTACAATTTGGTTATTGGCTCCAAGCGCTCTTAATATTAATTGGCGTTCGAAACATGCGTCAACTACCGCATTTGCTGGGAAAACAGTTGGATCAAATAATTTTCCACTTGTTGGATCTTCGTAAAGTTCAAATGCAGCCAACAGACCAATTACTCTGCAATTTGTTACAATAATATGTTTTTCAGCTAAGTAATCTAAACCTTTTTTAAGTTCTTTCTCCATTTCGTTTACGTGGTCAATAATATTATCACGCTCTAGTATTTCAATGTTTTTCAGTCCAATCGCACAAGCAGTCGGATGGCCACTATATGTGAAACCATGTGGGATAACAGCATCGAAGTTAGCAATTGTTTCTCTAATTTCATCATTCATCATGACCCCGCCAAGTTGCGAATAACCACTCGTAATTCCTTTTGCAATTGACATCATATCAGGGACAACATTCCAGTTGTTTACACCAAACATTTTCCCCGTACGACCAAATCCACAAATAACTTCATCTGCCATGAAAAGGATATTGTGCTCGTCACAGATTTTACGAACTGCTTCTAAGTAACCTTCTGGTGGAATATTAACTCCGCCCGCACCTTGCACAGGTTCAATAATAATTCCGGCAATCGTCTCCGCACCTTCTCTTTCAATTGTTCCACGTATAGAATCTGCATAGTTCGGGTCACTTTTATCACCTAACTCGCTGTTTAATAGGTGGGCTGTTGCACGAACAACTCCGTCTATATTTGATGATGCGAACTTGTGGTATGCTGCAAGACCAGTAGCTGTTTGTGCTCCTATTGTTACACCGTGATAAGCATTCGTTAGCGCAATAATCTTTCTTTTTTCTGATTTCCCTTTAAGCTCCCAGTAGAAACGAGCTAATTTAATTGCTGTATCATTTGATTCTGACCCACCAGAAGTGTAGAATACACTATTTAAATCTCCTGGTGCTAACTCAGCTAATTTTTCAGCAAGTAGAATGGATGGTTCATTTGAGAATCCTTTAAATGATGATGCATACGCGAGGGTAGATAATTGACTATTACCAGCATCTGCAAGTTCTTGATTCCCATGTCCTAAGTTCACGTTCCAAAGCATTGACATCCCGTCGATGTATTCCACATCATCCGTACTTGTAACTGTAACGCCTTTACCTTTAGCAAAAATTATAGGCGGTCCATTGTCAATTAAAGCCTTCGGATTTGTAGCTGGATGTAGCAAGTGCTTTTTGTCCAGTTTAGCTAACTCTACAGTTTTTGATTGTTGAGTAATTTTAGTTGTCATTGATAAAACCTCCATTTATAAATTAATAATTTGCGATTGGACATACTCTGGTATCAACTAACTTCAAATTGAAATACAGTTCAGATACAATTTTTGAACTATTCTTAATTATGAGAATAGTATATCTTTACATTTTTATAATGTAAATTATAATATTTATATGACTTCCATATATTTTATGAATACTAAAAGGAGGAGTTATCCAAATGAACCTTCATCGTTTACATTGTTTTATTACAGTAGTTGAGGAAGGTAGCATTACAAAAGCTGCTACTGCACTGCAAATGACTCAACCCCCCTTAAGTATTTTAATTAGAAAATTTGAACAAGAATTAAATGTCACTTTGTTTAATCGTTTAGGTAGATCTCTTGAATTAACACCAAGTGGAGTATTTTTATATGAAAAAGGAAAAGAATTACTTGATTTATCTGAGAATACGGAGAAGAAATTAGTCGAGTTTCACGAAGGAATTAGAGGTACTGTGAAATTGGGTTGTACTACTTCAGCAAATCTATTTATTTTGCCAAATGTCTTAAAAAAAATTCAAAAGGAAACTCCTAACATAGTTACACATGTTCGCGAGGGTAATACATCATATATTTTAGAAGAACTAAGAAGTCATAAAATAGATATTGGAATTGTCCGAACTTCAGTAAGAGCGGAGGACATCCATACTTCAACACTACTAACAGAACCTTTACTTTTAGCTCTTCCACCCAACCATCATCTATGTGAAAAAGATTCTATTGATATTGCAGACTTGAAAAACGAACGATTTCTTTTAAATACAACATCTTATGGATCAGGTGTTGCTGATGATGTGATCGAGGCATGCCAAAAAAGTGGATTTACGCCTAATGTCGTTTACTGGGGGACAGAAACATTACCAACACTTATGATGGTAATGAAAGGCGCAGGAATTTGTTTTGTACCTAGCTGTTTCAAGCTACTTAATTCTCCTGATTTACCGGTACTTAGACCACTAGCAAATCCAGTGTTACAAACAAAACTTAATATAATTACACTTAAGGATCGTTACATGACATCAATTTCCAAACGATTTCTTGCGATTACCGAAGAGGTTGCAGAGAAAATGGCAAGCATTTTCAATGATTAATGTGATTTAAGTAATGGCGTTCAAGTTAAAATATTCGGTAGATAATGCATAATAAGTCAAAATAAGCATTCTCACTATAACATCAGTTAAGATAAGAGTGCCTTAAAAGTTTGTTCTTTCTCCATTAATAGGTATGGGAGCAGTTTTATTTCCTGCTCTATGTGCTACGAGACAAGATGTGATGAAGGGATTACGCTAGAATGTATAGCTTTTAAATTCTTTTTATAACAATTGTAGCTAAGCTTAAATTCAAATAACTCTATCATCAATTGAAAAAGAACTTCGAATAAGAAAAACATAGGGAGATTTTAGTCCTCCTATGTTTTCATTCATATTATTTATCTGTTTGTTCTTGCTTCTTTTTCAAATACTCCGTACGTATTTTTTCAAGTTGCTGCTTTTTATCAAATTTGGCAGGCTTGTGTTTTTCATGATACTTTGTCACAGCTACCTTACCTTACTAATCCGCAAAGTTAACTCAATAAGAAAGGCTCCTTTGACTTTGGTAGCTTGATCTTAAACTCCTGCACCCTGTTTTAATAGTGGGGAAAACAATAAAGCTTCTTGTTAGGTAAATAAAAGGAAAAGGAAACAGAAATCTGGAGCTGTTATTTCTTTTTTTAATAACACTGCTTCCATTACAGAATTCTTTTCATTTTAATTAACATTACTTATTTGATTTCCTCAGCCAACTCCAAAATAATTCCCTCTGGACCACGAACGTAGCATAATTTATAACTTTCTTCATATTGCTGTATCTCACTAAAGATTTCCGTACCCTTCTTTTTCAATTTGGCAACAACTGCTTCAATATCTTCAACAGTAAATGCAATATGTCGGATACCCAGTGTATTTGCGAGGGGTTGCTGAATATCTTTTTCATCTGATGGTGTATAAAATTTGATTAGCTCTATCCATGTCTGACTATCTGTCGTTCCCAATCCTACACACGCTACTTTAGCGTCATTAAGCCCAACTGCATATCCCATTAACTCTCCTTCCATTTCCCATTCCCCTTTCACCTCAAGTCCAAAATCGAGAAAAAACTCTTTAGCGGCAGAGAGATCATTTACGATTACACCCACATGATCTATTCTTTGGATCTTCAAATTTCATACCTCCTATGTTCTTGTTATTTTGCACTATCCTGTATTCAAATTCTAGTATTAACAATGGGACGATTACAATAATACTAACAGTGAAGAAAAAAATCATTTAACTAATTTTATATTAATTATTTTAAATTCCTTCCCATTACCCTAACGCTGTCAATGGGATAATTATTCATATACTTTCTACCTATTTTTTCATACTTTGATTATTTAACAATTTGTTGAACAAGAAAAAGATGGGATCTTTGTGGAATCCCATCTTGAGGTAAAGCCCCAGTTCATTTAATAAAGAAGATATTACGAATTAAATTTGTACTTCGCTCATTAAAGCATGTGTATTTCCTTCAGTATCTTTAAAGAAAGCCATCCACGTTTCTGTATTTCCCATTTTCGCAACAACATGTGGCTGATCGATAAAGGACACTCCTTTTTCAAGCAATTCTTCGAAGGTTTTTTTTATATCTTCGACCTGAAAATAGATAACTGAACTTGAATTTGCAAATTCATTTTTTTCAGGAAGTGAAAGAAGAAGTCGTTGCCCATTGCACTCAAAAAATGCCATTCTTTCTGTACTAAAAAGAAGGGATAACCCTAATACTTCTTTATAAAATTCAATTGCATTTTCTACATTTTTCACTGGTACTCCAATTTGTCCAATCTTTTGAATTACATTAGTTTCCATTATTATTCCTCCATTGAACACTCGATTTGTATGCCAAATTGTAAGAGCCACAATCCTATCTATTCTATTTAATCCGAACATTTTCCTTCTTCTTCAACTATTCTACCCCGTTAGATGCGTTGGATGTAAATTCTGGGGACATCCGATATTCTCTGATTCTCAAGGAGAAATCTTATCTCCACCCTAATCAACTAAAAAATTTGCACTATGTACTATTTAATAATCTTTCCTTCTGGTAACTTACCATCTATTAGCCACTCTTCTACAAAACGGTTAAAAAACTCAGGGTTCGCTAATGAGACACCGTGGCCGATGTTTGATAACACAACACCTTGGCAATTAGGATTGCTATTTACAAGATGGAGCGCAGATTTTTTCATGTTGCCCTTCTCTTTTTCACCAACAGTTACTAAAATGTTACATTGGGCTTTCGAAAAATCATGCGGGATGGCAAATGACATATTTTCTTGCAAAATTTTAATAAGGGTATCTAATTTCATCTTTGAACTATCTTCATAATATTGCTCAAAATATTCATCATCTACATACAATGTTTTCGCTTGAAGCTTTGCGAATGATTTATTTTTTATTAGGGGAAAAGATAATTTTATTAATGGTCTAATCCATTTTTCTGCAACTGGGGAAGGCGTCACTAAAGCACTGTTGATAATAGCATAATCTATTAATTGCGACTTTAGACTAATCATTTGAATAGCAATTTGTGCCCCTAATGAAAAACCGACCACTATGACCCGTTTATTTTCTGCTTTTTCTTCGATTAAAGATAGAAGCTTTTTTGCACAATCTTCAATTGAAAAAATAGAGGTATTATTAGCCTCGTTATCTATTAATTCTGGTACAACGCAATGATAATCGGAAAAATATTGGACTTGTTTATCCCACATCCACCCTCCAACACCCCCCCCATGAATCAACAGTATGAGTGGCTTATGTAGATCACCGTACTCCTTATAATGCATTACCACACCTTCTTTCTTCGTTCTTGTATTTCTCGGGAAATAATAAGATTATTCTTACATTTCACTCACTTTATTTATTTTACTATTTATAGTGTCATATTTATAGTTACTGCTGCATATATAATACTTGAAAAACATTTTGATTTTTTAATGAAGCATTGTGGCTCTTGGGATTGAGGAAGAAAGACAAAAAATAATAAACATGGAGGTAATACAGATGGATCAAAACAAAACGAACGAAGCTAAAGAATTAGTAAAAGCCATTAACCCTTCCAGTTTAGGCGATTTTTCCCTCTCACCAATTAGTGGTTTATATGCATGGAGCGAACAGCAAATCCGTGAGGAACTTCGCCTTGACGTAGACGGATACTACTCACAAATGGTAGCAAGCGGAACTATTATTTCGAACCAGTCTTCTACTATTCATTGGATTGCTAAGTTAACAGCTAATGGTCCAGATACTTGGACAGGCAATATTCGAAATAAATACCTAGACGAAATACAATCATTTCCTTATACAAATGTAAAAATACAAATAACACGCGGGTCATTGCCTGAACAGCATACTGCCGAAGTCGCGTTTCTGATCGGAGGGGAGACAGACAGAACTAGCACGTTCCAGTTTCAATCCCCTTATTTCCATCCTGTGGAATTTGAATTTGATGCTGAAGAAGGGACAACACCCGTTACAACCTATCAAACTCACGCGCATCCAGACAAGCCTACATCTTTGCCGGATGAAACTCTATCAATCGCAGAAATATTTAAACGAACTGGGTTTGATGTAAAAATATCGGACGGTAATAATATTGTTTCCAAAGACTATGCAGGGACTGATAAAAAGTGGAACACTCAAGAGATGCATGATGCCATGCAAGTATATTGGTCACACTTTGATAATAAGCCCCAATGGTCCATGTGGACATTTTTTGCAAATTCGGAAGCTGAAGAAGGCCATGGTCTGGGCGGTATTATGTTTGATAGCATAGGTCCGAATCATCGCCAAGGGACTGCCATTTTTAATAATTCATTTATTGCCGATCCACCTAAAGGTGACCCCGCTCCTGAAGCTTTTGTACAGCGATATCGTTTTTGGTGTGCTTGCCATGAGATGGGACATGCTTTCAATCTCCTGCACTCTTGGCAAAAACACCTAGGTCATCCTTGGGAACCGTTGGAGCGCCCTCTTACCCCAGAACCAAAGGCTCTAAGCTTTATGAATTATCCTTACAATTTTGATAGTAAAGCTGGTGGCAAGGAGTTCTTTAAAAACTTTGAGTATCGTTTTAGTGATCAAGAGCTTTTGTTTATGCGACACGCACCTGAGCACTTCGTACAAATGGGTAATGCTGACTGGGCTGTAGATCATGGGTTTGAACAACCGATCATTTCTATTCACCCTTCTTTTAATCTTGAATTAAGAGTTAACCGTAAAACACCTATATTCCAATGGTTAGAACCTACAGTTATTGAAATCAAACTAACTAATACTTCAAATCAACCTCAGTCAATCAATAAACATTTATTGTCCGATTTATACGGAATGTCTGTAATGGTTAAAAAAGATGGAAAACAAGGACGTCGGTTACTACCTCATGTCCAGTATTTATGGAACCTAGAGAACAAGGTAATTATGCCTGGTGAATCCCTGTATGAAACCATTTTCGCTTCCGTTGGGAAAAATGGCTGGTTAATTGATGACCCAGGATTTTATAACATTCAAGTAGCTATGCAAATAAACGGCCATAACATCGTATCAAATAACTTAAGACTTCGAGTTTTGCCACCTACCGGATACGATCAGGAATTCCTTGCTCAAGACTTTTTCTCTGAAGAAGTCGGCCGTGTACTTGCACTCGATGGCAGTCGTTATCTTGAAAAAGGGAATGATATCCTTCGTGAAGTAACCGAAAAACTTAGTGACCATGCTGTTGCTCTTCACGCTCATATCGCTCTTGCTAAACCATTGGCGTTCGATTATCAATTCCTTGATCTCACAGATAGCTCAGATTCAAGAGGTAAAATCAAAATAATACCTGCCCAACCAGATGAGGCACGTAAACAGTTTACTTCTGCATTAACAGAGCACAAACAAATTGCTGCTAAGACACTTTCCAATATAGACTATCATGAATATATGGGAACATATAGTGAATTTCTAAGTAACCAAGAAGAAAACAAGGAAGCCGCAGAGGTACAGAATGTCCTTTATCAAACGCTGTCTGAACGGAATGTTCTAGACAGTGTATTACAAAAAATCCAAAATCGCCGCGAAGCCTATGAACAAAAGGAAAATGAATATTTTACGAACATATAAAATTTCTACCTAAATAAGCAGCTTTCAATCTAAATATAAATAGAAAACCGTTATTTCGAAAAAAAAGATTGATCGAAAATGACGGTTTTCTGTTTCATTTTAAAGTTTGATCATTTCTTATTGTACTAAGCCCCCGTCGTATCTCCAAGTGTGTAACTTTTTCATTACATTTCCTTCCCTCTAGATTAATTTTACCGAATTAAAACATATTTTTAATATACTATTCCGCTCCATTAATTTAATTCTTCACAATCTTCAATTTCAACATAAATATCCAATAAAAAATCACCTCTAAGAAAAAAACAAGGTAATTTTCATCAATCTTTATTATAAAACGATTAACCTTATTATAAAGTACACCAAAATAATTCAAAAGAAATTAT of Lysinibacillus agricola contains these proteins:
- a CDS encoding VOC family protein yields the protein MKIQRIDHVGVIVNDLSAAKEFFLDFGLEVKGEWEMEGELMGYAVGLNDAKVACVGLGTTDSQTWIELIKFYTPSDEKDIQQPLANTLGIRHIAFTVEDIEAVVAKLKKKGTEIFSEIQQYEESYKLCYVRGPEGIILELAEEIK
- a CDS encoding aspartate aminotransferase family protein; the protein is MTTKITQQSKTVELAKLDKKHLLHPATNPKALIDNGPPIIFAKGKGVTVTSTDDVEYIDGMSMLWNVNLGHGNQELADAGNSQLSTLAYASSFKGFSNEPSILLAEKLAELAPGDLNSVFYTSGGSESNDTAIKLARFYWELKGKSEKRKIIALTNAYHGVTIGAQTATGLAAYHKFASSNIDGVVRATAHLLNSELGDKSDPNYADSIRGTIEREGAETIAGIIIEPVQGAGGVNIPPEGYLEAVRKICDEHNILFMADEVICGFGRTGKMFGVNNWNVVPDMMSIAKGITSGYSQLGGVMMNDEIRETIANFDAVIPHGFTYSGHPTACAIGLKNIEILERDNIIDHVNEMEKELKKGLDYLAEKHIIVTNCRVIGLLAAFELYEDPTSGKLFDPTVFPANAVVDACFERQLILRALGANNQIVAIAPPLIINKEEIEKMIQIIDDSITAFKNTRN
- a CDS encoding LysR family transcriptional regulator, which encodes MNLHRLHCFITVVEEGSITKAATALQMTQPPLSILIRKFEQELNVTLFNRLGRSLELTPSGVFLYEKGKELLDLSENTEKKLVEFHEGIRGTVKLGCTTSANLFILPNVLKKIQKETPNIVTHVREGNTSYILEELRSHKIDIGIVRTSVRAEDIHTSTLLTEPLLLALPPNHHLCEKDSIDIADLKNERFLLNTTSYGSGVADDVIEACQKSGFTPNVVYWGTETLPTLMMVMKGAGICFVPSCFKLLNSPDLPVLRPLANPVLQTKLNIITLKDRYMTSISKRFLAITEEVAEKMASIFND
- a CDS encoding VOC family protein, which translates into the protein METNVIQKIGQIGVPVKNVENAIEFYKEVLGLSLLFSTERMAFFECNGQRLLLSLPEKNEFANSSSVIYFQVEDIKKTFEELLEKGVSFIDQPHVVAKMGNTETWMAFFKDTEGNTHALMSEVQI
- a CDS encoding alpha/beta fold hydrolase, which produces MHYKEYGDLHKPLILLIHGGGVGGWMWDKQVQYFSDYHCVVPELIDNEANNTSIFSIEDCAKKLLSLIEEKAENKRVIVVGFSLGAQIAIQMISLKSQLIDYAIINSALVTPSPVAEKWIRPLIKLSFPLIKNKSFAKLQAKTLYVDDEYFEQYYEDSSKMKLDTLIKILQENMSFAIPHDFSKAQCNILVTVGEKEKGNMKKSALHLVNSNPNCQGVVLSNIGHGVSLANPEFFNRFVEEWLIDGKLPEGKIIK
- a CDS encoding NAD-dependent succinate-semialdehyde dehydrogenase produces the protein MLYINGEWRDTGNKLDVTNPATGEIIRTVATGGKTETKEAIESAKRAFEFWGKTTGNERSNYLFQVVQLMKEKTKELAETITLENGKPLPDATREVAGAIGYLEWYAEEAKRIYGETIPASAADKHLMVIREPVGVCAAITPWNFPLSMITRKIAPALAAGCTIVLKPADLTPLSAIKVFECFHEVGLPAGVANLVIGPAEEIGNEMTSNPDVRKITFTGSTRVGKKLIRESSDTVKKISMELGGHAPYIVFEDADIDAAVNGILVSKFINSGQTCISTNRIYVAETVADEFSEKLAEKVSKLVVGNGLEDGVNVGPVINKVALEKVKSQVEDAVKHDGKVIAGGNVFTLNNGSGYFFEPTVIQYASDNMKITTEETFGPVAPIYTFQTEEEVVERANHPEYGLAAYCYTRDIGRGLRMMRALEFGIVGINDPAPVVVQAPFGGMKESGMGKEGGWYGLEEYLEKKFVSIYLK